Proteins from one Bacteroidota bacterium genomic window:
- a CDS encoding FAD-dependent oxidoreductase: MKSAKQKLIILGSGFASFSTLKGINTQAYDVIVVSPRNHFIFTPLLPSTTVGTIEFRSIIEPIRSAKENITFYHAYCTGIDTVNNTLQCKNSLDGNEFSLSFDKLVIGVGAISNTFGIEGVEQYGLFLKELTDARAIRQRIIENFERASTPNLPFEERKRLVHFVVVGGGPTGVEFAAELHDFLTEDLVDSYPTVVPDVTITLFEAGDALLSTFDAALSDYTIKIFQRQKISVRLQSQVAKVEKKEILLKDSSRIPYGMMVWSTGNTHTPFVKSLPFEKDRGSRLITNEYFQLKGFKHIYSLGDCATIEGNLLPATSQVAQQEGYYLAKSLNALAKERPITPFIYHHRGMLAYIGSNRALADLPQVKGRGFSTWIFWRSAYLTKLVSWKNKILVVFDWIKTFVFGRDSSRF; encoded by the coding sequence ATGAAATCAGCGAAACAAAAGCTTATTATTCTTGGAAGCGGCTTTGCCTCTTTTAGCACTTTAAAGGGTATCAATACTCAGGCGTACGATGTGATTGTGGTAAGTCCGCGAAATCATTTTATTTTTACACCACTGCTTCCAAGCACAACCGTTGGAACAATTGAGTTCCGTTCCATTATTGAACCGATCCGCAGCGCAAAAGAAAATATCACTTTTTATCATGCGTACTGTACCGGCATTGATACTGTCAACAATACTCTTCAATGTAAAAATTCGCTGGATGGAAATGAGTTTTCCCTTTCGTTTGACAAACTTGTGATCGGAGTCGGTGCTATCAGCAATACGTTTGGTATAGAAGGAGTGGAACAATACGGATTATTTTTAAAAGAGTTGACTGATGCCCGGGCCATTCGTCAGCGGATAATAGAAAATTTTGAACGAGCCAGCACACCCAATCTTCCCTTTGAAGAAAGAAAACGGTTGGTACATTTCGTTGTTGTCGGCGGCGGACCGACTGGCGTGGAATTCGCAGCAGAGCTTCATGATTTTCTTACAGAAGATCTTGTTGATTCTTATCCCACCGTCGTGCCTGATGTAACTATCACACTCTTTGAAGCAGGCGATGCTTTATTAAGTACATTTGATGCCGCTCTGAGTGATTACACAATCAAAATTTTTCAACGACAAAAAATTTCTGTACGTCTTCAATCTCAAGTAGCAAAAGTGGAAAAAAAAGAAATCCTCTTGAAGGATAGCTCGCGTATTCCGTATGGAATGATGGTATGGTCGACAGGAAATACACATACACCATTTGTAAAATCGCTGCCGTTCGAAAAAGATCGAGGATCACGCTTGATCACCAATGAATATTTTCAGCTAAAGGGATTTAAACACATTTATTCACTTGGAGACTGCGCAACAATTGAGGGAAATCTTCTTCCGGCAACATCGCAAGTAGCACAGCAGGAAGGATATTATCTTGCAAAGAGTCTGAATGCATTAGCGAAGGAGCGTCCAATAACACCGTTCATCTATCATCATCGGGGAATGCTGGCATATATCGGAAGCAACCGCGCACTTGCTGATCTGCCTCAGGTAAAAGGACGAGGGTTTTCAACATGGATATTCTGGCGTTCGGCATATTTGACTAAACTTGTCAGCTGGAAAAATAAAATTCTTGTCGTATTTGATTGGATAAAGACATTTGTTTTTGGAAGAGATTCGAGCAGATTTTAA
- a CDS encoding T9SS type A sorting domain-containing protein, translating to MKQIIPIFLLFILFFSNCSSQPLPSSVKMTPIVDLALQSSLVVVPQKFKGTVSENLSLSLPTGYTAKIFHVGGLSKPRFFAWSPDSVLHVADKNGGAIVALPDKNVDGVADTAIIVASGFSKSHDLKFYNGAMYVAEETKVTKCIDANGDGIYETKSTFVTMVTGGQQGGGGHDTRTIVFDPIKKKMYLSIGSLCNTCREENRAIIEEWNDDGTGRRVFATGCRNAIGMTLRNGRLWANNNGFDWQGDNIPPEWIDIVRDGGFYGYPYAFAHGVWVNFNANASYQSLLPLNAQDSAKVKSMIQPGALIQAHSAPMAIEFSNGSFPQQFRHGAFSALRGSWNRTYATGFKIVYLGFDNESDTTANYVADFVQGFLTDSVGKSAWGRPVGVETDMRGNLYISSDELTKCIIIVSPSTITKVKKAEAGSPLPLGLLQNYPNPFNPKTEIRFSLEREEFAVLNIYDAAGKIVANLLNEKKNAGTHTVQFDGTMLPSGTYFCTLRAGEFLGTTQMSLIK from the coding sequence ATGAAACAGATCATCCCGATATTTCTCCTGTTCATTCTATTCTTTTCCAATTGTTCGTCACAGCCGCTTCCGTCATCGGTAAAGATGACACCGATTGTTGATCTTGCTCTTCAATCGAGCTTGGTGGTCGTGCCGCAAAAGTTCAAAGGAACAGTCTCTGAAAATCTTTCTCTTTCTTTGCCAACAGGATACACCGCAAAAATATTTCATGTCGGTGGACTTTCGAAACCGCGATTCTTTGCGTGGAGTCCCGACAGTGTGCTGCATGTTGCCGATAAAAATGGGGGTGCAATCGTTGCTCTTCCTGATAAAAATGTTGACGGTGTTGCTGACACGGCTATTATTGTTGCTTCGGGATTTTCAAAATCGCATGATCTTAAATTCTACAATGGTGCAATGTATGTTGCGGAAGAAACAAAAGTGACAAAATGTATTGATGCGAATGGCGACGGTATCTATGAAACAAAATCCACATTTGTTACGATGGTTACAGGAGGACAGCAAGGAGGGGGAGGACATGATACTCGAACGATTGTGTTCGATCCGATAAAGAAAAAAATGTATCTGTCAATTGGATCTCTCTGTAATACCTGCCGCGAAGAAAATCGAGCGATCATTGAAGAGTGGAATGACGACGGAACCGGACGGAGAGTCTTTGCAACAGGGTGCCGCAATGCTATTGGAATGACGTTGCGCAATGGACGATTGTGGGCGAACAATAATGGATTCGATTGGCAAGGAGATAATATCCCTCCTGAATGGATTGACATCGTCCGTGACGGAGGATTTTACGGGTACCCGTATGCGTTTGCTCACGGTGTGTGGGTCAACTTTAATGCCAACGCATCATATCAATCGCTTCTGCCGTTGAATGCTCAAGACAGCGCAAAAGTGAAATCAATGATCCAACCTGGCGCGCTTATTCAGGCTCACAGTGCACCGATGGCTATCGAATTTTCCAACGGATCTTTTCCGCAACAATTTCGCCATGGAGCTTTTTCTGCATTGCGTGGTTCATGGAATAGAACATATGCAACCGGTTTCAAAATAGTCTACTTGGGATTTGATAACGAAAGCGACACAACGGCAAATTATGTTGCAGATTTTGTGCAGGGCTTTTTGACAGATTCCGTTGGTAAATCTGCATGGGGAAGACCTGTTGGAGTGGAAACCGATATGCGTGGCAATCTTTACATCAGCTCGGATGAACTGACGAAATGCATCATCATTGTTTCGCCCTCAACAATTACGAAGGTGAAGAAGGCAGAGGCGGGAAGTCCGTTGCCGTTGGGATTACTGCAAAACTACCCGAATCCGTTTAATCCGAAAACGGAAATTCGATTTTCATTGGAAAGGGAAGAATTCGCGGTGTTGAACATTTATGATGCTGCCGGAAAGATTGTTGCAAATCTGCTCAACGAGAAAAAAAATGCAGGAACACATACAGTGCAATTTGATGGAACGATGTTACCCAGCGGAACATATTTTTGCACACTTCGCGCAGGCGAGTTTCTCGGTACAACACAAATGTCATTGATAAAATGA